From a region of the Oncorhynchus mykiss isolate Arlee chromosome 32, USDA_OmykA_1.1, whole genome shotgun sequence genome:
- the LOC110488312 gene encoding transmembrane protein 65 — protein sequence MFKLCLQRTLGYTVSARAMLESVTAGKVLKVSRVQSCWMGTLGLNEQREHLNSPKRAKEFIYSLHPKERTCLLKELQSFESIAIAQETQETSPLTQAQIRYVLLHNAIPFIGFGFLDNAIMIAAGTQIELSIGVTFGLSTMAAAALGNLVSDLAGLGLAGYVEILASRLGMQVPDLTPKQADMWQTRVSSHMGKGIGVTIGCILGMFPLLFLGDDEDEHKKKEAQTNTPNS from the exons ATGTTCAAGCTTTGTCTTCAGAGAACTCTAGGATACACAGTCTCCGCAAGAGCAATGCTGGAAAGTGTCACTGCCGGAAAGGTTTTGAAGGTGTCCCGCGTGCAAAGCTGTTGGATGGGAACGCTCGGACTCAACGAGCAGCGGGAGCACCTGAACTCTCCAAAAAGAGCAAAAGAATTCATCTACAGCCTTCACCCCAAAGAAAGAACATGTTTACTCAAAGAACTGCAGAGCTTTGAGTCCATAGCTATAGCACAAG AGACGCAAGAGACTTCACCGCTTACTCAAGCTCAGATCAGATACG TGCTCCTACACAATGCAATCCCCTTCATTGGTTTTGGCTTCCTGGACAATGCCATCATGATTGCGGCG GGAACCCAGATTGAGTTGTCTATAGGGGTCACCTTTGGACTATCGACCATGGCAG CTGCAGCTCTTGGGAACCTGGTTTCAGACCTGGCTGGACTTGG TCTTGCAGGATACGTGGAAATCCTAGCTTCCAGGCTAGGGATGCAGGTTCCTGACTTGACCCCCAAGCAGGCAGACATGTGGCAGACCAGGGTTAGCTCGCACATG GGAAAAGGCATTGGAGTCACAATCGGATGCATTCTCGGAATGTTCCCCCTGCTATTCCTAGGGGATGATGAAGATGAGCACAAGAAAAAAGAAGCACAAACAAACACCCCAAACTCTTAA
- the LOC110488313 gene encoding E3 ubiquitin-protein ligase RNF139 yields the protein MASANVRIGQQALTVLDVALRVPCIFIIDAIFNSYYDPGSGWAGTAGKILIRVMGITVSSVVLVLSQKALFKVYTLFFAVLLGVAAVLINYYATSHIDFYSAYYKAALGFRLLPRNGPTLWLGMAVVQLLFGMGYVVLLNLQSVFAALMVLDIMIPLLGLIIELPVDVRQLVAVASGLALALNTAVCLALKLKWFYYSCRYVYLLVRHMYRIYGLQLLVEDTWKRIRFPDVLRVFWLTRMTVQAIILVYVVKVVRHESGDHSYLTWDVFWDLFSNLIISGCDSMLTVLGMSAVISSIAHYLGLSILAFIGSTEEEDKRLGFVAPVLFFILALQTGLSGLDPEERLVRLSRNMCLLLTAILHFIHGMTDPVLMSLSASHVSSFRRHFPVLLVSLCLFVLPVVLSYALWHHYALNTWLFAVTAFCVELCLKVVVSLTVYGLFMVDGYYNVLWEKLDDYVYYVRSMGSVIEFVFGVIMFGNGAYTMMFEAGSKIRACMMCLHAYFNIYLQAKNGWKTFINRRTAVKKINSLPEVKGDQLRDIEDVCAICYQEFATSARITPCQHYFHALCLRKWLYIQDTCPMCHQKVYIEEEVRDKAPFSNNNGYVAPGGDVGQFAAPGGAEDEAAAGGAEPENELLEDNDSIEYDEDEWGTQNRETPIEEDYINDDTDSNGD from the coding sequence GTATCACGGTCTCCAGTGTGGTCCTGGTGTTATCACAGAAGGCCCTATTCAAGGTCTACACACTATTCTTCGCTGTGCTCCTGGGAGTGGCGGCCGTTCTTATCAACTACTACGCCACATCTCACATAGACTTCTACAGCGCCTACTACAAAGCAGCGCTGGGCTTCAGACTCCTCCCACGAAATGGGCCCACCCTATGGCTGGGCATGGCTGTGGTGCAACTCCTTTTTGGCATGGGCTATGTGGTGCTGCTAAACCTTCAGTCTGTGTTTGCTGCTCTTATGGTCCTGGATATCATGATTCCGCTGTTGGGACTCATAATCGAGCTTCCCGTGGATGTACGGCAACTGGTAGCGGTGGCCTCTGGCCTGGCACTGGCTCTGAACACAGCTGTGTGCCTGGCCCTTAAGCTCAAGTGGTTCTATTACTCCTGCCGCTATGTCTACCTGCTGGTGCGTCACATGTACCGCATCTACGGGCTGCAGCTTCTGGTGGAGGACACCTGGAAGAGGATCCGCTTCCCGGATGTGCTGCGTGTCTTCTGGCTCACACGCATGACAGTGCAGGCCATCATCCTAGTCTACGTGGTCAAGGTGGTGCGGCACGAGAGTGGCGACCACAGCTACCTGACGTGGGACGTTTTCTGGGACCTGTTCAGCAACCTCATCATCAGCGGCTGTGACTCTATGCTGACTGTGTTGGGCATGAGCGCCGTCATCTCCTCCATCGCGCACTACCTGGGGCTTAGCATCCTAGCATTCATCGGCTCCACCGAGGAGGAGGACAAGCGGCTGGGCTTCGTGGCACCCGTTCTCTTCTTCATCCTGGCCCTGCAAACGGGCCTGAGTGGTCTGGACCCTGAGGAACGGCTGGTACGGCTCAGCCGCAACATGTGCCTTCTGCTGACTGCCATCCTGCACTTCATCCATGGCATGACGGACCCCGTGCTCATGTCGCTGAGTGCCTCGCACGTCTCCTCCTTCCGCCGCCACTTTCCGGTTCTGCTGGTGTCGCTCTGTCTCTTTGTGCTGCCTGTTGTGCTCAGCTACGCCCTGTGGCACCACTATGCCCTCAACACCTGGCTGTTCGCCGTCACTGCCTTCTGCGTGGAGCTCTGCCTCAAGGTGGTGGTGTCGCTGACGGTCTACGGCCTCTTTATGGTGGATGGCTACTACAAcgtgttgtgggagaagctggaCGACTACGTCTACTACGTGCGCTCCATGGGCAGCGTCATCGAGTTTGTCTTTGGCGTCATCATGTTTGGCAACGGCGCCTACACCATGATGTTTGAGGCGGGCAGCAAGATCCGCGCCTGCATGATGTGCCTCCACGCCTACTTCAACATCTACCTGCAGGCTAAGAACGGCTGGAAGACCTTCATCAACCGGCGTACGGCCGTCAAGAAGATAAACTCCCTGCCGGAGGTGAAGGGCGACCAGCTGCGCGACATTGAGGACGTCTGCGCTATATGCTACCAGGAGTTTGCCACGTCTGCGCGCATCACCCCATGCCAACACTACTTCCACGCACTCTGCCTCCGTAAGTGGCTCTACATCCAGGACACATGTCCCATGTGCCATCAGAAGGTGTATATTGAGGAGGAGGTCCGGGACAAGGCACCCTTCTCCAACAACAACGGCTACGTGGCGCCAGGCGGGGATGTAGGCCAGTTTGCAGCGCCCGGCGGGGCAGAGGACGAAGCAGCCGCAGGTGGGGCTGAGCCTGAGAATGAACTACTGGAGGATAATGACAGTATTGAGTATGACGAGGATGAGTGGGGGACACAGAACAGGGAAACGCCTATAGAGGAAGACTATATTAATGATGACACAGACTCTAATGGGGACTGA